CACCGAGGTGATCCCGGACCCGAGCCGACGCACCGAGAACCAGATGACCCACGCCGAGATCGGCCGACGCGTCGCAGCACCGTCGACGAGCAGCACCACCGGCCAACACGTGGCCAGCACGACCGAGAAGGGACAGCCGCAGTGAGCACCGAGACGCAGACCGAGACCTGGAACGACCGGTTCGGGGCGTCGCTCATGCGATCCCTGACCCCGCCGAAGATCATGCTCGAGCGCGGCGAGGGCTGTCGCGTCTGGGACGTCGACGGCAACGAGTACCTCGACTTCCTCGCCGGCATCGCCGTCAACTCGCTCGGCCACGCGCACCCCGCGCTGGTCGAGGCGATCAGCGACCAGGCCGCCAAGCTCGTGCACGTCTCGAACTACTTCGCGACCCCGCCGCAGCTCGAGCTCGCCGAGCGGCTCAAGCGCATCACGGGCGCAGGTGAGGCCGGCCGTGTGTACTTCGGCAACTCCGGCGCCGAGGCCAACGAGGCCGCGTTCAAGCTCGCACGGCTGAACAAGGGCGCCGACGGGCAGAAGACCCGCATCCTCGCGCTGAAGCAGGGCTTCCACGGCCGCACGATGGGCGCGCTCGCGCTCACCGGCAAGCCCGCCCTGCAAGAGGACTTCCTGCCGATGGTCCCCGGGGTCGAGCACATCGACTCCACGGTCGCCGCGCTCGAGGAGTCGATCGACGACACCGTGGCCGCGCTCATCGTCGAACCGATCAAGGGCGAGGCCGGCGTGGTCGACCTGCCCGAGGGGTTCCTGCTCGCCGCTCGCCGCCTGACCGCGGAACACGGCGTGCTGCTGATCCTCGACGAGATCCAGACGGGCGTGGGCCGGACCGGCAACTGGTTCACCTACCAGGGCCACGGTTTCGAGCCGGACGCCATCACGATCGCGAAGGGCATCGCGGGCGGGTTCCCGATCGGCGCCCTGGTCACCTTCGGCTGGGCGTCCGAACTGTTCTCGGCCGGCCAGCACGGCTCGACGTTCGGTGGCAACCCGCTCGGCACCCGGGTGGCGAACGCCGTCCTCGCCGAGATCGAGCGCGCGGACCTCGTGTCCGGTGCGGTGACGAAGGGGGAGCGGATCCGTGCGGGCATCGCGAGCATCGGCTCGCCCCTCGTCGAAGAGGTCCGTGGCACCGGCCTCCTCATCGGGGTCGGTCTGACCGGCCCGGTCGCCGCCGCCGTCAACGCCGCCGCGCTCGAGCGCGGCCTGATCATCAACGCCCCGAACGAGTCGAGCCTGCGCATCGCGCCGCCGCTCGTCGTGTCCGACGCCGAGATCGACGAGTTCGTGTCGATCCTCAGCGAGAGCCTGGCCGCAGTCGCCGCCGAGCAGGGCACCACCACCCAGGAGACCTCCGCATGACCCGTCACTTCCTCCGCGACGACGACCTCAGCCAGGCGGAGCAGTCCGCGATCCTCGACCTCGCCGAGCAGATGAAGGCCGACCGGTGGGGTGCCAAGCCCCTCGCCGGACCGCAGAGCGTCGCCGTGATCTTCGACAAGTCGTCCACCCGCACGCGGGTGTCCTTCCACGTCGGCATCTCCGACCTCGGCGGCAGCCCGCTCATCATCTCGACGGCGAACAGCCAGCTGGGGGGCAAGGAGACGCCGTCCGACACCGCACGCGTCCTCGAGCGCATGGTGTCGGCGATCGTGTGGCGCACCTACGGCCAGGCCGGGCTCGAGGAGATGGCGGCGAACACCAGTGTCCCCGTCGTCAACGCCCTGTCGGACGACTTCCACCCGTGCCAGCTGCTCGCTGACCTGCTCACCATCCGCGAGCACCGCGGGACCCTGGCGGGGCAGACCGTGGCCTTCATCGGCGACGGCGCGAGCAACATGGCGCAGTCCTACCTGCTCGCCGGGGCCACCGCGGGCATGCACGTCCGCGTCGCGGCACCGGCCGAGTTCTCCCCGGCGGCCGAGGTCGTCACGGACGCCGAGCGTCGCGCTGCCGTGACCGGCGGTTCCGTGCTCGTCGTGACCGACCCGGTCGCCGCCGTCGCCGGAGCGGACGTCGTCGTGACCGACACCTGGGTGTCGATGGGCAAGGAGGACGAGAAGCAGGCGCGGCTCGACACCTTCAACGGGTACCGCGTGGACGACGCGATGATGGCGCACGCCGCCGACGACGCCGTGTTCATGCACTGCCTGCCCGCCGACCGTGGGTTCGAGGTCACGGCCGAGGTCATCGACGGTCCGGGGAGCATCATCTGGGACGAGGCGGAGAACCGTCTCCACGCCCAGAAGGCGCTGCTCGCGTGGCTCCTCGCAGCGAACGCGACCGGCGCTCCCACCGCGACCGGCGCTCCCGCCGCGACCGGCGCCCACGCGACGACCGGCGCCCCCGCGACCGCCTGACCCAGGGAGACCACCGTGGCAGACCGCGTCGTCCTCGCGTACTCGGGCGGACTCGACACGTCCGCCGGCATCGGCTGGCTGCGTGACGCCACCGGCAAGGACGTCGTCGCCCTCGCGGTCGACGTCGGCCAGGGCGGCGAGGACATGGCGGCGATCCGGCAGCGCGCGCTCGACTGCGGCGCCGTCGAGTCGATCGTCATCGACGCGAAGGACGAGTTCGCCGACGACTACCTCGTCCCCGCGCTGCAGGCCAATGCCCTGTACCAGAAGCGCTACCCGCTCGTCTCCGCGCTGAGTCGTCCCCTCATCGCGAAGCACCTGGCGCTCACAGCGAAGCAGCTCGGTGCCGACAGCGTGGCGCACGGGTGCACGGGCAAGGGCAACGACCAGGTCCGCTTCGAGGCGGCGGTCGCGGCCCTCGCCCCGGACCTGACGAGCGTCGCACCGGTGCGGGACCTCGCGCTCACCCGCGACCGAGCGATCGCCTACGCCCAGCAGCACGGCCTGCCGGTCGAACAGTCGGAACGCTCGCCCTGGTCGATCGACCAGAACGTGTGGGGTCGAGCGGTCGAGACCGGTCACCTCGAGGACCCGTGGAACGCCCCGGCGGAGGAGCTCTACGCCTACACGCAGGACCCGACCGTCCCGCGCGCTCCGGACGAGGTGACGATCACCTTCGAGCAGGGGGTCCCCGTCGCCATCGACGGACAGCGGTTCAGCGTGCTGCGCGTCGTGCAGGAGCTCAACGCACTCGCGGGCAAGCACGGTGTCGGTCGGATCGACGTGGTCGAGGACCGTCTCGTCGGCATCAAGTCGCGCGAGGTGTACGAGGCGCCGGCCGCCGTCGCCCTGATCGCCGCGCACGAGGAGCTCGAGAACCTGACCCTCGAACGCGACGTCAACCGGTACAAGCGGCAGGTCGAGTCGGACTGGGCCGACCTGGTCTACGACGGGCTGTGGTTCAGCGGCCTGAAGCGGAGCCTCGACGCCTTCATCGCCCACACTCAGCAGCACGTCTCCGGCGACGTCCGACTCCGGCTCCACGCGGGCCGAGCCGTCGTGACCGGACGCCGCTCCAGCCAGAGCCTCTACGACTTCGACCTCGCGACCTACGACACGGGCGACGCCTTCGACCAGTCGCACGCGAAGGGGTTCATCGACATCTGGTCGTTGCCGAGCAAGATCTCCGCCCGCCGCGACCGGGCCAACTGAGCGCCCAGGCACCCCGCCCCCAAACCCACGACCGGACGACGAGAGAACCATGACCGACGCGAACCAGCCCGCCGCCAAGACCGACGCCACCAACACCGGCGCCCTCTGGGGTGGCCGCTTCGCGGACGGCCCGAGCGCCGAGCTCGCCGCCCTCTCCCGATCGACCCACTTCGACTGGCAGCTCGCCCCCTACGACATCGCCGGCTCCCGCGCCCACGCCCGCGCCCTCAACACCGCCGGGTACCTGACGGCCGACGAGCTCGAGCGGATGCTCGCCGGCCTCGACCGCCTCGAGTCCGCGCACGCCGACGGCACGCTGCAGCCCGCCGACAGCGACGAGGACGTGCACGGCGCCCTCGAACGACTCCTCATCGCCGACCTCGGCCCCGAGCTCGGCGGGAAGCTGCGCGCCGGCCGGAGCCGCAACGACCAGATCGCGACGCTGGGTCGAATGCACATGCTCGACCACGGTCGCCGGATCGGGCACCTCGTCATCGACCTCGTCGACGCGATCTCCCAGCAGGCGAACGAGCACCCCGGCGCGATCATGCCGGGTCGCACGCACCTGCAGCACGCGCAGCCGGTCCTCCTCGCACACCACCTGCTCGCGCACGCGTGGCCCCTGGTCCGTGACCTCGAGCGTCTCCGCGACTGGGCGGACCGCGCGAGTGTGAGCCCGTACGGCGCCGGCGCCCTCGCGGGGAGCTCGCTCGGCCTCGACCCCTCGGCGATCGCCCACGAGCTCGGGTTCGCCCGCCCCGCGGACAACTCGATCGACGCCACGGCGGCTCGTGACGTGGTCGCCGAGTTCGCGTTCGTCCTCGCGCAGATCGGCATCGACGTCTCCCGCCTGGCGGAGGAGATCATCCTCTGGAACACGAAGGAGTTCGGCTTCGTCCGGCTGCACGACGCGTTCTCCACGGGGTCGAGCATCATGCCCCAGAAGAAGAACCCGGACATCGCCGAGCTCGCCCGGGGCAAGTCCGGCCGGCTCATCGGCAACCTGACCGGCCTGCTCGCAACCCTCAAGGGCCTGCCGCTCGCCTACAACCGCGACCTGCAGGAGGACAAGGAGCCCGTCTTCGACTCGGTCGCCACCCTGGAGGTCCTGCTCCCCGCATTCACCGGCATGGTCGCGACCCTCTCGTTCGACACCGACCGCATGGCCGAGCTCGCGCCGCAGGGCTTCTCGCTCGCGACGGACGTCGCCGAGTGGCTCGTCCGCCAGGGGGTGCCGTTCCGTGACGCGCACGAGGTGTCCGGCGCGCTGGTCCGGTACTGCGAGGAGCGCGGGATCGAACTCGACGACCCCACCGACGACGAGTACCGGACGGTGTCCGAACACCTCACGCCCGAGGTCCGCGGCGTCCTCACCATCGAGGGTTCCGTCGCGTCGCGCGCCGGCATCGGCGGCACCGCGCCGGACCGCGTCGCCGAACAGCTCGCGTCGCTCACCCGTCGCGTCCACGACCTGGCGGAGGGCGTGCCCTTCACCCGATGACCGACCCCACGCTCGCGCTGCTGTCCGAACCGGCGCCGGTCTCGGCGCCGGCGTTGCTCGGTGCGACGATCGCGGGCAAGGGCGTGACCCTGCGCATCACCGAGGTCGAGGCCTACTTCGGCCCCACCGACCCTGGCTCGCACGGCCACCGCGGCCCGACGCCGCGCAACCGTCACCTGTTCGGACCGCCCGGGACGCTCTACGCCTACCGCTCCTACGGCATCCACACGTGCGTCAACGTCGTCAGTGCGCCGGAGGGCACGTCGTCGGGATCGCTGCTGCGGGGCGCGCAGGTCGTGGAGGGTCTCGAGGCGGCCCGTTCCCGCCGCGGCGGCTCCGTCACGGACGTCGCGCTCGCGCGCGGTCCCGGCAACCTCGGCGGAGCGCTCGGTGCGGTGCTCGGCGAGGACGACGGCAGCAGACTCCTCGACGGCTCCGGCCCGTACATGCTGACGCTGGCTCCCGGCCTGGAGGCGCGGCTCGCCGCCGTCGGACCGACCCGCGTCGTCGAGGAACTCCTGTCCGAGACCGTGCCCGGTCCGGCGGCGACCGGTCCGGTCCCGCGGATCTCCCGAGGGCCGCGCACCGGCGTCGGCGGCATCGCCGGCGGCGCGCGCTTCCCCTGGCGCTTCTGGCTCACCGGTGACCCGACGGTGTCGGCGTACCGGCGGCACAAGGGTGCCCTCGACTGATCCCCACCGGCACGGCCGTCCGCCGCTGGCGGGTCGCGCCGGAACCGGCGGCGTGGCCCCGGGACCCGACCCGCGCCTCCTGGACCGCGCGCGCCGCTACGATGGCTGGGTGTCCAGTGAATCCGCTCACGATGTCCTGACGCGCCAGCAGAACGACCCGACCTTCGCCTCGGTCTGGGACGAACTGCGCTGGCGTGATCTGGTGCACGTCTCCACCGACGAGACGGCACTCAAGGAGGCTCTCGACGGCGAGCCGATCACGTACTACTGCGGTTTCGACCCGACGGCGCCGTCCCTGCACTGCGGGAACCTGCTGCAGCTGCTCACCATGCGCCGGATCCAGCTCGCCGGGCACAAGCCGCTCGCACTGGTCGGTGGTTCCACCGGGTTGATCGGCGATCCGCGGCCGACAGCCGAGCGGACGCTCAACACCCGCGAGACCGTGCAGGAGTGGGTCACGCGGTTGCAGGGCCAGGTGTCGCGGTTCCTCAGCCCCGACGGCGAGAACGGCGTGCGGCTGGTGAACAACCTCGACTGGACGGCACCGCTGTCCGCGATCGACTTCCTTCGCGACATCGGCAAGTACTTCCGCGTGAACTCGATGCTCAAGAAGGACGCCGTCGCCGCGCGCCTGAACTCCGACGCGGGCATCAGCTACACCGAGTTCAGCTACCAGATCCTGCAGGGCCTCGACTACCGCGAGCTCTTCCGCCAGTACGGGTGCACCCTGCAGACGGGCGGCTCGGACCAGTGGGGCAACCTGACCTCGGGGACGGAACTCATCCGTCGTGCCGAGGGGGCGACGGTGCACGCGCTGGGGACGCCCCTCATCACGAACTCCGACGGCACGAAGTTCGGCAAGAGCGAGGGCAACGCGATCTGGCTCGACCCGGACATGACCTCGCCGTACGCGTTCTACCAGTTCTGGCTCAACACGACGGACGCCGACGTGATCGCCCGGCTCCGCCAGTTCACGTTCCTGTCCCGCGCCGAGATCGAGCGGCTCGAGCAGGCCGTGGCCGACGAGCCGTTCCGGCGCGAGGCGCAACGGACCCTCGCGTTCGAGGTGACAGCGGTCGTGCACGGGGTCGAGGCGACGCAGGCGGCGATCGATGCCTCCGCGGCGTTGTTCGGCAACGGCGACCTGGGCGCGCTGGACACCACCACCCTGCGGTCGGCGATCGCGGAGCTCCCGGGGTCGGTGGCGCTGCCCGGTGATGCGGACGTGGCCCGAGCGCTCGTCGACACCGAGTTGGTGAAGTCCCTCGGCGAAGCCCGTCGCGCCATCGACCAGGGTGGTGTGTACGTGAACAACACCCGCGCCGAGGACCCGACCGCGCCGCTGTCCGACCTCGCCCTGCCCGGGGGAGTGCTCGTGCTCCGTCGTGGCAAGAAGACCCTGGCCGGCGTGACGCTCTCCTGATCGCCGCCGCTCGTCGATGCCCGGTTTCCCTGGTGGGAGCCGGGCATCGCTGCGTCCGGGCCGCACGTGTTGCACAACGCGACACGCCCGGGATGTGGCCCGTCTTGGCGCACCCGCTGAACGCTGCGTATAGTTCTTACTCGTCACCCCAAAGGTGCGGCGGAGCGGCTGGAGCGAAAGCCCAGAGCACGCCGGCCCTCAAGCGGGACCATCCTCCACTGAAGTTCAGATCTTGCCTTGCGCTGGATCGCTTCGACGCCTAGGATGACTACTCCACCGGTTCTCTCCTACGGGATGAGCCACTGGGCCTCAGGGTCCGACGACACACCGGTGGTCAAACCAAGAACGAAAGCCTCTCTGGCGGAACCTCTTTCGGGGTCGAGTGGGGAGTGCGTCTGGTCCTTGAGAACTCAACAGCGTGCACATTGTCAATGCCAATTTATTGACCCCGTGACTCATCAGTTTGCTGGTGGGTTCGGAGACAATTCCTTTTGGATTGAAGATTGTCAGTAGACAGTCAACAGTCAGAATCAACTCGCTGACATCTTCGGGTGTTGGTTGTAATTTTTTACGGAGAGTTTGATCCTGGCTCAGGACGAACGCTGGCGGCGTGCTTAACACATGCAAGTCGAACGATGATGCCCAGCTTGCTGGGTGGATTAGTGGCGAACGGGTGAGTAACACGTGAGTAACCTGCCCCTGACTCTGGGATAAGCGTTGGAAACGACGTCTAATACTGGATATGATCACTGGCCGCATGGTCTGGTGGTGGAAAGATTTTTTGGTTGGGGATGGACTCGCGGCCTATCAGCTTGTTGGTGAGGTAATGGCTCACCAAGGCGACGACGGGTAGCCGGCCTGAGAGGGTGACCGGCCACACTGGGACTGAGACACGGCCCAGACTCCTACGGGAGGCAGCAGTGGGGAATATTGCACAATGGGCGAAAGCCTGATGCAGCAACGCCGCGTGAGGGATGACGGCCTTCGGGTTGTAAACCTCTTTTAGTAGGGAAGAAGCGAAAGTGACGGTACCTGCAGAAAAAGCACCGGCTAACTACGTGCCAGCAGCCGCGGTAATACGTAGGGTGCAAGCGTTGTCCGGAATTATTGGGCGTAAAGAGCTCGTAGGCGGTTTGTCGCGTCTGCTGTGAAATCCCGAGGCTCAACCTCGGGCTTGCAGTGGGTACGGGCAGACTAGAGTGCGGTAGGGGAGATTGGAATTCCTGGTGTAGCGGTGGAATGCGCAGATATCAGGAGGAACACCGATGGCGAAGGCAGATCTCTGGGCCGTAACTGACGCTGAGGAGCGAAAGCGTGGGGAGCGAACAGGATTAGATACCCTGGTAGTCCACGCCGTAAACGTTGGGCGCTAGATGTAGGGACCTTTCCACGGTTTCTGTGTCGTAGCTAACGCATTAAGCGCCCCGCCTGGGGAGTACGGCCGCAAGGCTAAAACTCAAAGGAATTGACGGGGGCCCGCACAAGCGGCGGAGCATGCGGATTAATTCGATGCAACGCGAAGAACCTTACCAAGGCTTGACATACACCGGAAACGGCCAGAGATGGTCGCCCCCTTGTGGTCGGTGTACAGGTGGTGCATGGTTGTCGTCAGCTCGTGTCGTGAGATGTTGGGTTAAGTCCCGCAACGAGCGCAACCCTCGTTCTATGTTGCCAGCGCGTTATGGCGGGGACTCATAGGAGACTGCCGGGGTCAACTCGGAGGAAGGTGGGGATGACGTCAAATCATCATGCCCCTTATGTCTTGGGCTTCACGCATGCTACAATGGCCGGTACAAAGGGCTGCGATACCGTAAGGTGGAGCGAATCCCAAAAAGCCGGTCTCAGTTCGGATTGAGGTCTGCAACTCGACCTCATGAAGTCGGAGTCGCTAGTAATCGCAGATCAGCAACGCTGCGGTGAATACGTTCCCGGGCCTTGTACACACCGCCCGTCAAGTCATGAAAGTCGGTAACACCCGAAGCCGGTGGCCTAACCCTTGTGGAAGGAGCCGTCGAAGGTGGGATCGGTGATTAGGACTAAGTCGTAACAAGGTAGCCGTACCGGAAGGTGCGGCTGGATCACCTCCTTTCTAAGGAGCATCTGGCTCGTCGTGTCCTTCGGGGGACGGTGGGTCCAGGCGCCGGATCGAGACGAACGTTCTCGCCGGTAGCTCATGGGTGGAACATTGACAGTGCAGTCGGGAGCGCAGCTTCTGACCTCAGTACGCCGGGGCCTTCGTGGTTCGGGTTGGAACGGGTTGGGGGTGAGCGGGTCGGCTGGTGCACGTTGTTGGGTCCTGAGGGACCAGGCTTCCCGGCCGAGTGTGGTCGGGGGTTGAGCCGTGATTGGGGCCTTTGGGTTCTGGTTGGGTTCTTCGGTGGGCCGCATGATGCTGGGAGCGTTGTTCCTGGGGGAGTGTGGTGCCGATCGTATGTTGAGAACTACACAGTGGACGCGAGCATCTTAGATCGCTCGTGACGATGATCAGGCCCTTTGGGTGTGGTGATTGTTCGAGTCGATCGCAATTTTAATCTTTGTGGTCAAGTTTCTAAGAGCAAACGGTGGATGCCTTGGCATCTGGAGCCGAAGAAGGACGTAGAAATCTGCGATAAGCCTCGGGGAGCTGATAATCGAGCTGTGAGCCGAGGATTTCCGAATGGGGAAACCCCGCTGGGCGCTTTTGTGACCTGGTGACTCCCGCCTGAATATATAGGGCGGGTAGAGGGAACGTGGGGAAGTGAAACATCTCAGTACCCACAGGAAGAGAAAACAACATGTGATTCCGTGAGTAGTGGCGAGCGAAAGCGGATGAGGCTAAACCGATCATGTGTGATAGCCGGCGGGCGTTGCATGGTCGGGGTTGTGGGACACGTCGCTCAGTTCTGCCGGACTGGGGCGGTTACAGCGCATCATAGTCGAACCGGTTTGAAAGCCGGGCCGTAGTGGGTGCCAGCCCCGTAGACGAAATGGTGTTATGGCCGGATGTGTATCCCAAGTAGCACGGGGCCCGAGAAATCCCGTGTGAATCTGTCAGGACCACCTGATAAGCCTAAATACTCCCAGATGACCGATAGCGGACAAGTACCGTGAGGGAAAGGTGAAAAGTACCCCGGGAGGGGAGTGAAATAGTACCTGAAACCGTTTGCTTACAAACCGTCGGAGCCTCCTTGTAGGGGTGACGGCGTGCCTTTTGAAGAATGAGCCTGCGAGTTAGTGATATGTGGCGAGGTTAACCCGTGTGGGGCAGCCGTAGCGAAAGCGAGTCTGAATAGGGCGATTTGAGTCGCATGTCCTAGACCCGAAGCGAAGTGATCTATCCATGGCCAGGTTGAAGCGACGGTAAGACGTCGTGGAGGACCGAACCCACTTCAGTTGAAAATGGAGGGGATGAGCTGTGGATAGGGGTGAAAGGCCAATCAAACTTCGTGATAGCTGGTTCTCTCCGAAATGCAT
The sequence above is a segment of the Curtobacterium sp. BH-2-1-1 genome. Coding sequences within it:
- a CDS encoding acetylornithine transaminase: MRSLTPPKIMLERGEGCRVWDVDGNEYLDFLAGIAVNSLGHAHPALVEAISDQAAKLVHVSNYFATPPQLELAERLKRITGAGEAGRVYFGNSGAEANEAAFKLARLNKGADGQKTRILALKQGFHGRTMGALALTGKPALQEDFLPMVPGVEHIDSTVAALEESIDDTVAALIVEPIKGEAGVVDLPEGFLLAARRLTAEHGVLLILDEIQTGVGRTGNWFTYQGHGFEPDAITIAKGIAGGFPIGALVTFGWASELFSAGQHGSTFGGNPLGTRVANAVLAEIERADLVSGAVTKGERIRAGIASIGSPLVEEVRGTGLLIGVGLTGPVAAAVNAAALERGLIINAPNESSLRIAPPLVVSDAEIDEFVSILSESLAAVAAEQGTTTQETSA
- the argF gene encoding ornithine carbamoyltransferase — protein: MTRHFLRDDDLSQAEQSAILDLAEQMKADRWGAKPLAGPQSVAVIFDKSSTRTRVSFHVGISDLGGSPLIISTANSQLGGKETPSDTARVLERMVSAIVWRTYGQAGLEEMAANTSVPVVNALSDDFHPCQLLADLLTIREHRGTLAGQTVAFIGDGASNMAQSYLLAGATAGMHVRVAAPAEFSPAAEVVTDAERRAAVTGGSVLVVTDPVAAVAGADVVVTDTWVSMGKEDEKQARLDTFNGYRVDDAMMAHAADDAVFMHCLPADRGFEVTAEVIDGPGSIIWDEAENRLHAQKALLAWLLAANATGAPTATGAPAATGAHATTGAPATA
- a CDS encoding argininosuccinate synthase encodes the protein MADRVVLAYSGGLDTSAGIGWLRDATGKDVVALAVDVGQGGEDMAAIRQRALDCGAVESIVIDAKDEFADDYLVPALQANALYQKRYPLVSALSRPLIAKHLALTAKQLGADSVAHGCTGKGNDQVRFEAAVAALAPDLTSVAPVRDLALTRDRAIAYAQQHGLPVEQSERSPWSIDQNVWGRAVETGHLEDPWNAPAEELYAYTQDPTVPRAPDEVTITFEQGVPVAIDGQRFSVLRVVQELNALAGKHGVGRIDVVEDRLVGIKSREVYEAPAAVALIAAHEELENLTLERDVNRYKRQVESDWADLVYDGLWFSGLKRSLDAFIAHTQQHVSGDVRLRLHAGRAVVTGRRSSQSLYDFDLATYDTGDAFDQSHAKGFIDIWSLPSKISARRDRAN
- the argH gene encoding argininosuccinate lyase; translated protein: MTDANQPAAKTDATNTGALWGGRFADGPSAELAALSRSTHFDWQLAPYDIAGSRAHARALNTAGYLTADELERMLAGLDRLESAHADGTLQPADSDEDVHGALERLLIADLGPELGGKLRAGRSRNDQIATLGRMHMLDHGRRIGHLVIDLVDAISQQANEHPGAIMPGRTHLQHAQPVLLAHHLLAHAWPLVRDLERLRDWADRASVSPYGAGALAGSSLGLDPSAIAHELGFARPADNSIDATAARDVVAEFAFVLAQIGIDVSRLAEEIILWNTKEFGFVRLHDAFSTGSSIMPQKKNPDIAELARGKSGRLIGNLTGLLATLKGLPLAYNRDLQEDKEPVFDSVATLEVLLPAFTGMVATLSFDTDRMAELAPQGFSLATDVAEWLVRQGVPFRDAHEVSGALVRYCEERGIELDDPTDDEYRTVSEHLTPEVRGVLTIEGSVASRAGIGGTAPDRVAEQLASLTRRVHDLAEGVPFTR
- a CDS encoding DNA-3-methyladenine glycosylase, giving the protein MTDPTLALLSEPAPVSAPALLGATIAGKGVTLRITEVEAYFGPTDPGSHGHRGPTPRNRHLFGPPGTLYAYRSYGIHTCVNVVSAPEGTSSGSLLRGAQVVEGLEAARSRRGGSVTDVALARGPGNLGGALGAVLGEDDGSRLLDGSGPYMLTLAPGLEARLAAVGPTRVVEELLSETVPGPAATGPVPRISRGPRTGVGGIAGGARFPWRFWLTGDPTVSAYRRHKGALD
- the tyrS gene encoding tyrosine--tRNA ligase, whose product is MSSESAHDVLTRQQNDPTFASVWDELRWRDLVHVSTDETALKEALDGEPITYYCGFDPTAPSLHCGNLLQLLTMRRIQLAGHKPLALVGGSTGLIGDPRPTAERTLNTRETVQEWVTRLQGQVSRFLSPDGENGVRLVNNLDWTAPLSAIDFLRDIGKYFRVNSMLKKDAVAARLNSDAGISYTEFSYQILQGLDYRELFRQYGCTLQTGGSDQWGNLTSGTELIRRAEGATVHALGTPLITNSDGTKFGKSEGNAIWLDPDMTSPYAFYQFWLNTTDADVIARLRQFTFLSRAEIERLEQAVADEPFRREAQRTLAFEVTAVVHGVEATQAAIDASAALFGNGDLGALDTTTLRSAIAELPGSVALPGDADVARALVDTELVKSLGEARRAIDQGGVYVNNTRAEDPTAPLSDLALPGGVLVLRRGKKTLAGVTLS